The Flavobacterium sp. K5-23 genome segment TTGTACTGATCCGCTTTCTAAAAACTATAATGCTAGAGCAACTGTAAATGATGGGAGTTGCGAGTATAATTTAACCCGAGTAAAACCTACTTCGTCCACACAACTAAATGATGAGCTGAATGAAACCTCAGGGTTAGTGAATTATGATTCGCTATTATGGACCATAAATGATGACAAGAACACTACTCTTTATGGAATTGACAAAGCGGGTGGAATTCAAAAAGAAATAAAATTGCATTCGGTAATTAACTCCGACTGGGAAGAGATTTCACAAGACAGCAGTTATATCTACATAGGTGATTTTGGTAATAATTATTACGGAAACAGGGAGAATCTTCACATTTTAAGGGTCGAAAAAGAATCATTATACCTTGATATTCCTAAAATTGATACCATTTCATTTTCATATTCAAATCAGTTGGATTACATCAAAGCGCAACCCAACACCACTAATTTTGACTGCGAGGCATTTATAGTTAGCCGAGACAGCATTTACTTGTTCACTAAACAGTGGGAGAAAGAGGAGACATCGGTTTATGTATTACCTAAAACTCCCGGAAATTATGTCGCTGAGCTTAAAACGGCATACAATATTAACGGACTTATTACTGGAGCGACCTATCTTGAATACAAAAAATTAATCGTGCTTTCTGGTTATAGCCATCATTTATCGCCGTTTCTTTACTTGTTGTACGATTATAAGAGTAATGATTTTTTCTCGGGCAACAAACGAAAAATAAAACTCCGCCTTGCTTTTCACCAAATTGAAGGCATTACTACCCAGGACGGTCTTCATTATCTACTAACAAATGAACAATTTGTAAAAAAACCCTTTTTAAATATCCCGCAGAAGCTGCATGAAATAGATCTTAGCTTGTTTCTAAAATCTTATATTAACCAATAAATACTTCCTTTCAAGAGAGATTCAAACAAACTATTCGCAAATAGGGATTTAAAAGTTTACTTTTGCAAAAAAATTAGTATTGTGAATTACCTTTCAGTAGAGAATATATCGAAATCATTTGGAGAGCGTACCCTTTTTAAAGACATTTCTTTCGGAATAAATAAAGACCAAAAAATTGCTTTTATTGCCAAAAACGGCTCTGGAAAAACGACTATAATGAGCATCATTAACGGCTTAGAAGAGTCGGATACGGGTCAAGTTGTGCTAAGAAAAGGCATCAAAATGGCTTTCTTATCTCAAAGCAACAATTTGCAGGAGGAGTTGACGATTGAGGAAAGTATTTTCGCATCGGACAACGAGACTTTGAAAGTAATTGAAGCGTATGAAAAAGCACTAGAAAATCCTGAAGACGAAGAGGCCTACCAAAAAGCTTTTGACGGAATGGATCAGCACAATGCTTGGGATTTTGAAACACAATACAAGCAAATCTTGTTCAAACTGAAGTTGGAAGACTTCAAACTGAAAGTAAAAAACCTATCGGGTGGACAGAAAAAACGTTTGTCACTTGCCATTATTCTAATCAATCGTCCTGATTTATTGATCTTGGATGAACCTACGAATCACTTGGATTTAGAGATGATCGAATGGTTGGAGACTTATTTTGCCAAAGAAAACATTACGTTGTTTATGGTAACACACGACCGTTTCTTCCTGGAACGTGTTTGTAACGAAATCATCGAACTGGACAACGGAAAATTATACCAATACAAAGGAAACTATTCGTACTATTTAGAGAAAAAAGAAGAGCGCATTGCCTCAGAAAACTCTAGTGTCGATAAAGCGCAAAACCTTTTTGTTAAAGAACTGGAATGGATGCGTCGTCAGCCAAAAGCGAGAACGACTAAGTCTAAATCGCGTCAGGATGATTTCTATGACATCAAGGAAAAAGCACAAAGTCGCCGTCGTGAAAACACGGTAGAACTGGAAATAAATATGGAACGTATGGGAAGCAAGATTATCGAGCTTCACAAAATTTCCAAAAAATTCAAGGACCATGTCATCATGGACAATTTTAGTTTTGACTTTCAACGTGGAGAACGTATTGGGATCATTGGTAAAAACGGAACTGGAAAATCGACTTTCTTGAATTTATTGACCGGAACTTTACCGCTTGACAGCGGAAAAGTAGTTGTGGGTGAAACCATAAAAGTGGGTTACTATACACAAAGCGGAATCAACCCAAAACCGGGACAACGTGTTATAGATGTCATTAAAGAATACGGAGAATTTATTCCGTTGATGAAAGGGAAATTGATATCGGCTTCTCAATTGTTAGAACGTTTCTTATTTGATTCTAAAAAACAATATGATTTTGTTGACCGTTTGAGCGGTGGTGAATTGAAACGTTTGTACTTGTGTACGGTTTTGATTCAGAATCCTAACTTCTTGATTCTGGATGAGCCAACGAATGATTTAGATATCGTAACCTTAAACGTTCTTGAAAGCTTTCTTCTAGACTATCCTGGTTGTTTATTAGTGGTTTCTCACGATAGGTATTTTATGGATAAAATTGTAGATCACTTGTTCATCTTTAGAGGAGATGGTGTGGTGGAGAATTTCCCTGGAAACTATTCTGACTTTAGAGCCTATGAAGACAGTACTGATGTAGCCCAAAAAGAAGAAAACAAGGCAGAAAAGAAAGACTGGAAACAAAACAACCCAACAGGGAACTTGACTTTCAACGAGCAAAAAGAATATCAAAAAATCGAAAGAGAAATCAAGGATTTAGAAAGTCAAAAAGTAGGTATCGAACAACTGTTTACGGACGGTAAAGTAGAAGAAACCCACGTTTTGACAAAAGCAAAAGAACTGGAAAACATTATTTCTAAAATGGAGGAGAAAGAAGAAAGATGGTTTGAGCTTAGTGCGAAGATAGAAGGATAGCCCCCTAAACCCGCCTCGGTGGGGAAATAGAAGTACATACTTCATATATTTTACAACCCCAACAGGTTTAGCAGAAACGCTGAAAATGTTGGGGTTTGTTTTTTTTTATTTTTTAAAAGAAAACGCAGTAAAATATCATTTGACCATTTAATTTTTTTTATTTATTTTTGACAACTGTATAGCCTGACGTTTGTCAGACCTTTAAACAATAAATTAGCAACGGCGGCACCAAAATCTCCGAAATAATCTTTTCAGAGTAATAAAGTCTTCACGTAATACACAAAAGTATCGCCAACCATTAGTTCCTAAAAACCGCTTCAGACTAACAATTCTATGGATATCAAACAAGACAATTCTAAAATTCCAAACAGTAAATATATACCAACAGCTAGATTTTACAGCCAAATAATTGACAGCTTACAAGATTATTCAATTTTTACTTTAGATAAAGAATTCATCATAAATAGTTGGAGTTCTGGATCAACAAAAATATTTGGTTATGAAACTGATGAAGTTCTTGGACAACATTTCGATTTAATATTTACAGAAGAAGATCTAAAAAACGGCATTCCGAAAAGGGAAATCGAGACGGCCTTAAAAGAAGGTAGAGCAACCGATAACAGGTGGCACGTTGCTAAAGACAAAAGCGTATTTTATGCTTATGGTTTGGTTTTTCCTCTAATCAGTTTAGATGGAGAAATGCTGGGTTATGTTAAAATATTGAGGAATTTAACGGAAAGGAAAAAATCTGAGGATACTATAAAAAAACATATCAAAGATTTAGAAGAGCTAAATGCTCATAAGGAAAGTGTTCTAGCAATACTATCACACGATTTAAGAAGTCCTCTTGCTTCCATTATAGGAACGGCAAAATATTTAAAAAACAATTTCCATAGAATGAAACCCGAGAATGTTCAGGAAATGCTCGACTTGCTTTATAAATCATCAATAGATGAATTAGAGATGTTAGATTATTTAGTTGAATGGGCAAGGATTAAATATGCGTCGGATGTATTTTCTCCCATTAAAACCCAACTAATCCCGTACATCGATAAAGTTTTTGACACTTTAAATGAAACGGCCTTATTAAAAACAATAAATCTTCATCACGAAATTGAAGAGAATGTGTCCGTTTTTGCAGATGGTAAAATGCTAATTTCCATCATTCAAAATATCGTCTCTAATGCAATAAAACATACCGAAAAGGGAGGAACAATTACAGTTTCAGCAAAAAGAAAAGAGGACAAAATCATTATTCGGGTTAAGGATACTGGAAGTGGAATGTCCAAAGAAATAATGGAAAAACTTTTCACTCCACAAATGAAAACCCTTACAGAAACAAGAAAAAAGAATAAAGGAGCTGGAATTGGATTATTACTTGTGAAAGGATTTTTGGAGAAAAATGGTGGCGAAATATGGGTGGAAAGTGTTGAAGGTATAGGATCTTCTTTTTATTTTACATTACTCATTGAAAAACCATTAATTATAGCAGGGAGTTCAGACGAAATTATGTTTGACGAAAGCGAATAACCTATAAAATCATAAAAATATCCTTTTATAGGTAGAGTAGCCAGCTTATAAAGCCGATTGCTCGGATTTATCAACAGAACGCTAGCGTAGAAATTTTTAAAATACACATAAAAACAATTCCTTAATGATAGAAACGGAACGACTTAATTTAAAGCCACTGACATACGAACAATTAGTAAAATATATAAAGTGCGACAACTCTTTAGAAGCTGAATTAAATTTGAATGCAACTTCAAGAACAATTTCAGCTGAACTAAAAGAAGCATTTGAACAAACCATTTTACCAAACGTAGCAGACAAAACTAAAAACTATTTGTATTCTACACTTTGGACGGCTATTTCAAAAAAGGAAAACAAAATGATAGGCGACTTATGTATCGTAGGAGAGCCAAACACAGAAGGAGAAATAGAAATTGGTTATGGAATTTATGATGAATTTCAGGACAAAGGATTTATGACCGAAATTGTAGGAGGAATGATTCGATGGGCAAAAACGCAGCCACAAGTAAAGTCCGTAATTGCTTCGACAGAAAAAACAAACATCGCTTCCTTTAAGGTTCTTGAAAAAAACAGTTTCCTTAAAATCGGGGAAACGGATACGTTATTCAATTGGAGTCTAAAATTAGAATAGTCCAACAAATTGGATAAGTAAACGTTACGATAGCTCGGAAATCTTTCCGTGCCCACAAAGCAAAACAAAAAAACCACAACGAAACTAATTCTGTTGTGTTTTTTTGTTTTATTAACCCAAAGTTTTACATGTCTTAATGTAACTACAAAATATTAATAACCCTACTAAAAACAAATACAAAGCCCAAGCAATCAAGTTATTACGGATATTTATTTAAAAAAAACGCACTCTATAAAGACCGGTTTTAAACATTAAATCACTAAATTTAATGTTCATTAAAATCAAAATAAGTTATGAAAACGACACAACAAGTTTTGGATCATCATTTGCAGGCATTAGGAGAAGGTCTTGAATCAATCCTTAGTGATTACGAAGACATATCGTGTGTAATCAGTCAGCAAGGAACTTATCATGGAATGGGTGAAATCAAAGATTTCTTCACGGCTTTTGTGGGTGGTTTACCCGATGGTTTTATAGACGCCTTTAAAGTAACTAAAAAAGAAGTAGACGGAGAGGTGGCTTATATAACTTGGGAAGCAAAACCATGGTTTCCGCTTGGCACCGATACTTTTATAATCAAAAATGGTAAAATTAATTACCAAACCTTAGCTGCCTATACCCAATTAAGTGACCCCGCAACAGAGCTTTCCAACAAACAAAACCATACCCAATCACTGGATTACACTCAAGCGAAGCGACCTGATTAAGCAGTCCGATAGCGAGGATAGAACAACACAAATATATCTCGGAACTCTTTCACGTTCTTACAAAACAAAAAACCACAACGAAACTAATTTCAGTTGTGGTTTTTTTATGAACTATAAGTTACCCTTTATGGATTGTCAAACAGCATAAAATTAGGCTAGATCGAAACGATCCAAATTCATTACCTTGTTCCAAGCTGCCGCAAAATCGTGCACGAACTTCTCTTTAGAATCTTCACATCCATAAACCTCAGCGATTGCACGAAGCTCAGAATTCGAACCAAAAATAAGATCAACACGTGTTCCTGTCCATTTCAATTCGGATGTCTTGCGGTCACGACCTTCAAAAACGTCTTGCGATGACGAAGCTGCTTTCCAGGTTGTGTCTAAATCCAATAAATTTAAAAAGAAGTCATTCGTAAGCGCTTCAGGACGGTTTGTGAATACGCCAAGTTTAGATTGATCAAAGTTGCCATTAAGAACACGCAATCCTCCTACCAGAGCAGTCATCTCAGGTGCCGTAAGCGTTAACAGCTGCGCTTTGTCTATTAGCATTTCTTCTGCTGAAACTGTGTATTGAGTCTTCATATAATTACGGAAACCATCTGCTTCAGGCTCAAGAACTGCAAATGATTCAATATCTGTTTGCTCTTGCAAAGCATCCGCTCTTCCAGGAGTAAAAGGGACTGTTATAGTATGACCAGCAGTTACAGCCGCTTTTTCAATAGCTGCGCAACCACCTAGAACAATTAAGTCTGCCAGTGAAACTTGCTTTCCACCAGTAGCTGCACTATTAAATACTGACTGTATTCCTTCTAAGGTATTTAGCACTTTCGCAAGTTGAGCTGGGTTGTTTACTTCCCAATCTTTTTGTGGTGCCAGTCGAATGCGAGAACCGTTTGCACCACCTCTTTTATCAGAACCACGGAAAGTAGATGTAGAAGCCCAGGCAGTAGCTACCAATTGTGACACAGAAAGCCCTGAATCCAATATTTTACTTTTTAGAGCTGCTATGTCAGTAGTATCAATTAATTTGTGTGTAACGACAGGAATTGGATCTTGCCAGATTAACTCTTCTTTAGGCACTTCTGGACCAAGGTAACGAGCTATTGGTCCCATATCGCGATGCGTCAGTTTGTACCACGCACGAGCGAATGCATCTGCAAACACCTCTGGGTTCTCATAGAAACGTCTTGATACTTTCTCGTATATAGGATCCATTCTCATCGAAAGGTCAGTAGTAAGCATAAAGGGTGCGTGACTCTTTGACGGATTGTGCGCATCAGGCACTGTTCCTGCTCCTGCCCCATTCTTTGGTTGCCATTGATGAGCACCTGCCGGACTTTTTGTTAGCTCCCATTCGAACCCGAAAAGGTTTTCGAAATAGTTGTTGCTCCATTTCGTTGGTGTAGTGGTCCAAGCTCCTTCAAGACCACTGGAAATGGTGTTTTCTCCATTACCGCTTCCCAATGAATTTTTCCAGCCGAGACTTTGATCTTCAATTGGTGCAGCTGCGGGTTCTGGACCAACGTATTTATTTGGATCAGCGGCACCGTGCGTTTTACCAAAGGTATGTCCTCCGGCAATAAGTGCAACCGTTTCTTCATCATTCATAGCCATACGCGCAAAAGTCTCTCGAATGTCAATTGCGGCCTTTAATGGATCAGGGTTTCCGTTAGGCCCTTCTGGATTCACGTAAATAAGCCCCATTTGAACAGCAGCTAGTGGGTTTTCCAGTTCGCGGTCACCGGTATAACGCTTGTCGTCTAGCCACTTCCCTTCTGATCCCCAATAAATATCCTCCGCAGGTTCCCATACATCAGCACGTCCTCCGGCAAAACCAAAAGTCTTGAAACCCATAGATTCTAGCGCACAGTTACCTGTAAGTATCATTAAATCAGCCCAAGAAATTTTCTTACCGTATTTTTTTTTGATTGGCCATAGTAATAAACGTGCCTTGTCTAGATTCACGTTGTCAGGCCAACTATTTAATGGAGCAAAACGTTGCGTACCAAAACCTCCTCCACCGCGACCGTCAGCTACACGATACGTACCGGCGCTATGCCAAGCCATTCGTATAAAAAACGGGCCATAGTGACCGTAGTCGGCTGGCCACCATTCCTGAGAATTTGTCATTATTTCGAAAATATCTTTCTTTAAAGCAACCAAATCGAGGCTTTTAAACTCCTCAGCATAATTGAACTCCTCACCCATTGGATTGGAGAGTGCAGAATGTTGACGTAGAATGTTCAATTTTAACTGATTTGGCCACCAGTCATTATTTCTTGTACCAGCACCGGCGCTTTGCTTAGCAGCGCCTCCTGAAAATGGGCATTTGCCTTCCCCATTTTGATTATTGTTGTTTTCCATAATG includes the following:
- a CDS encoding ABC-F family ATP-binding cassette domain-containing protein, coding for MNYLSVENISKSFGERTLFKDISFGINKDQKIAFIAKNGSGKTTIMSIINGLEESDTGQVVLRKGIKMAFLSQSNNLQEELTIEESIFASDNETLKVIEAYEKALENPEDEEAYQKAFDGMDQHNAWDFETQYKQILFKLKLEDFKLKVKNLSGGQKKRLSLAIILINRPDLLILDEPTNHLDLEMIEWLETYFAKENITLFMVTHDRFFLERVCNEIIELDNGKLYQYKGNYSYYLEKKEERIASENSSVDKAQNLFVKELEWMRRQPKARTTKSKSRQDDFYDIKEKAQSRRRENTVELEINMERMGSKIIELHKISKKFKDHVIMDNFSFDFQRGERIGIIGKNGTGKSTFLNLLTGTLPLDSGKVVVGETIKVGYYTQSGINPKPGQRVIDVIKEYGEFIPLMKGKLISASQLLERFLFDSKKQYDFVDRLSGGELKRLYLCTVLIQNPNFLILDEPTNDLDIVTLNVLESFLLDYPGCLLVVSHDRYFMDKIVDHLFIFRGDGVVENFPGNYSDFRAYEDSTDVAQKEENKAEKKDWKQNNPTGNLTFNEQKEYQKIEREIKDLESQKVGIEQLFTDGKVEETHVLTKAKELENIISKMEEKEERWFELSAKIEG
- the katG gene encoding catalase/peroxidase HPI, giving the protein MENNNNQNGEGKCPFSGGAAKQSAGAGTRNNDWWPNQLKLNILRQHSALSNPMGEEFNYAEEFKSLDLVALKKDIFEIMTNSQEWWPADYGHYGPFFIRMAWHSAGTYRVADGRGGGGFGTQRFAPLNSWPDNVNLDKARLLLWPIKKKYGKKISWADLMILTGNCALESMGFKTFGFAGGRADVWEPAEDIYWGSEGKWLDDKRYTGDRELENPLAAVQMGLIYVNPEGPNGNPDPLKAAIDIRETFARMAMNDEETVALIAGGHTFGKTHGAADPNKYVGPEPAAAPIEDQSLGWKNSLGSGNGENTISSGLEGAWTTTPTKWSNNYFENLFGFEWELTKSPAGAHQWQPKNGAGAGTVPDAHNPSKSHAPFMLTTDLSMRMDPIYEKVSRRFYENPEVFADAFARAWYKLTHRDMGPIARYLGPEVPKEELIWQDPIPVVTHKLIDTTDIAALKSKILDSGLSVSQLVATAWASTSTFRGSDKRGGANGSRIRLAPQKDWEVNNPAQLAKVLNTLEGIQSVFNSAATGGKQVSLADLIVLGGCAAIEKAAVTAGHTITVPFTPGRADALQEQTDIESFAVLEPEADGFRNYMKTQYTVSAEEMLIDKAQLLTLTAPEMTALVGGLRVLNGNFDQSKLGVFTNRPEALTNDFFLNLLDLDTTWKAASSSQDVFEGRDRKTSELKWTGTRVDLIFGSNSELRAIAEVYGCEDSKEKFVHDFAAAWNKVMNLDRFDLA
- a CDS encoding PAS domain-containing sensor histidine kinase; translation: MDIKQDNSKIPNSKYIPTARFYSQIIDSLQDYSIFTLDKEFIINSWSSGSTKIFGYETDEVLGQHFDLIFTEEDLKNGIPKREIETALKEGRATDNRWHVAKDKSVFYAYGLVFPLISLDGEMLGYVKILRNLTERKKSEDTIKKHIKDLEELNAHKESVLAILSHDLRSPLASIIGTAKYLKNNFHRMKPENVQEMLDLLYKSSIDELEMLDYLVEWARIKYASDVFSPIKTQLIPYIDKVFDTLNETALLKTINLHHEIEENVSVFADGKMLISIIQNIVSNAIKHTEKGGTITVSAKRKEDKIIIRVKDTGSGMSKEIMEKLFTPQMKTLTETRKKNKGAGIGLLLVKGFLEKNGGEIWVESVEGIGSSFYFTLLIEKPLIIAGSSDEIMFDESE
- a CDS encoding T9SS C-terminal target domain-containing protein; the protein is MKILSFLILLLATSTYAQIAGCTDPLSKNYNARATVNDGSCEYNLTRVKPTSSTQLNDELNETSGLVNYDSLLWTINDDKNTTLYGIDKAGGIQKEIKLHSVINSDWEEISQDSSYIYIGDFGNNYYGNRENLHILRVEKESLYLDIPKIDTISFSYSNQLDYIKAQPNTTNFDCEAFIVSRDSIYLFTKQWEKEETSVYVLPKTPGNYVAELKTAYNINGLITGATYLEYKKLIVLSGYSHHLSPFLYLLYDYKSNDFFSGNKRKIKLRLAFHQIEGITTQDGLHYLLTNEQFVKKPFLNIPQKLHEIDLSLFLKSYINQ
- a CDS encoding GNAT family N-acetyltransferase; translation: MIETERLNLKPLTYEQLVKYIKCDNSLEAELNLNATSRTISAELKEAFEQTILPNVADKTKNYLYSTLWTAISKKENKMIGDLCIVGEPNTEGEIEIGYGIYDEFQDKGFMTEIVGGMIRWAKTQPQVKSVIASTEKTNIASFKVLEKNSFLKIGETDTLFNWSLKLE